One Hordeum vulgare subsp. vulgare chromosome 4H, MorexV3_pseudomolecules_assembly, whole genome shotgun sequence DNA window includes the following coding sequences:
- the LOC123449342 gene encoding T-complex protein 1 subunit beta has product MERVLKDDAIQEKGERARMASFVGAMAIADLVKTTLGPKGMDKILQSTGRGRSVTVTNDGATILKSLHIDNPAAKVLVDISKVQDDEVGDGTTSVVVLAGELLREAEKLVNMKIHPMTIIAGYRLAAECARNALLQRTMDNKDNTDKFRSDLMNIAMTTLSSKILSQDKEYFAELAVDAVLRLKGSTNLESIQILKKPGGSLKDSFLDEGFILDKKIGLGQPKRIENANILVANTAMDTDKVKIYGARVRVDSMAKVADIEAAEKQKMREKVEKIIGHGINCFVNRQLIYNFPEELFADAGILAVEHADFEGIERLALVTGGDIASTFDNPESVKLGHCKLIEEIMIGEDRLIHFSGVAMGQACTIVLRGASEHVLDEAERSLHDALCVLSQTVTDTRVIYGGGWPEMVMSKEVDELARKTPGKKSHAIDAFSRALQAIPTIIADNAGLDSAELISQLRAEHHKENSTAGIDVISGGLGDMQKRGICEAFKVKQAIVLSATEAAEMILRVDEIITCAPRRREDRM; this is encoded by the exons ATGGAGAGGGTGCTCAAGGATGACGCCATCCAGGAGAAGGGCGAGCGCGCCAGGATG GCATCTTTTGTAGGTGCCATGGCGATCGCAGACTTAGTCAAGACCACATTGGGACCAAAAGGAATG GACAAGATCCTTCAGTCGACTGGCCGAGGGCGGAGTGTCACCGTTACAAATGATGGCGCCACCATTTTGAAGTCACTTCATATCGACAACCCTGCTGCCAAGGTCCTTGTTG ACATCTCAAAAGTCCAAGATGATGAAGTTGGTGATGGAACAACTTCTGTTGTTGTTTTGGCTGGAGAACTGTTGAGGGAGGCTGAAAAGTTAGTTAACATGAAGATTCACCCGATGACTATTATTGCAG GTTACAGATTGGCTGCTGAATGTGCCAGAAATGCTTTGTTGCAAAGGACCatggacaacaaagacaacacag ACAAGTTCAGATCAGATCTCATGAACATTGCCATGACTACGCTTAGTTCAAAAATTCTCTCCCAGGACAAAGAGTATTTTGCTGAACTTGCAGTTGATGCTGTCCTCAGGCTTAAG GGTAGCACCAATTTGGAATCAATCCAAATTCTGAAGAAACCTGGAGGTTCTCTTAAGGATTCCTTTTTGGATGAAGG GTTCATTCTTGATAAGAAGATTGGCCTTGGTCAACCAAAGCGAATTGAAAACGCTAATATTCTGGTTGCAAACACTGCTATGGACACAGATAAAGTTAAGATTTATGGGGCACGTGTCCGGGTGGATTCAATGGCCAAGGTTGCAGATATTGAAGCTGCTGAGAAAcagaaaatgagagagaaagttgAGAAAATCATTGGCCACGGGATCAACTGCTTTGTCAACAGGCAGCTAATCTACAACTTTCCTGAAGAACTTTTTGCTGATGCTGGCATACTCGCAGTTGAGCATGCTGACTTTGAGGGCATCGAGCGGCTAGCTCTTGTCACTGGTGGtgatattgcatcaacttttgacAACCCAGAGTCTGTGAAGCTTGGGCACTGCAAGCTCATTGAAGAGATTATGATTGGGGAGGACAGGCTGATTCATTTCTCCGGGGTTGCGATGGGGCAAGCATGCACCATTGTCCTGAGAGGAGCAAG tgagcatgtgcttgatgaggCGGAGAGGTCCTTGCATGATGCCCTATGTGTGCTTTCTCAGACGGTAACTGACACACGTGTCATATATGGTGGTGGATGGCCTGAGATGGTGATGTCCAAGGAGGTGGATGAACTTGCAAGGAAGACCCCTGGAAAGAAATCTCATGCGATTGACGCATTTTCACGCGCCCTGCAAGCCATCCCCACAATCATTGCTGATAATGCTGGTCTGGATAGTGCTGAGCTGATCTCCCAGCTCCGAGCCGAGCACCACAAAGAGAACAGCACTGCTGGAATTGATGTCATCAGCGGCGGG CTGGGAGACATGCAGAAGCGTGGGATATGCGAGGCGTTCAAGGTGAAGCAGGCCATCGTCCTGTCGGCAACCGAGGCCGCGGAGATGATCCTGAGGGTCGACGAGATCATAACCTGCGCCCCGCGCAGGAGGGAGGACAGGATGTGA